The sequence below is a genomic window from Desulfuribacillus stibiiarsenatis.
CGTGTATTAGTACCTGTGCGGTTTATATCCGAGACAATGGGCGCAGAGGTGAATTGGGACGCTGAGGCTAAGGAGGTAAGTATTACCTATGAGGGGAATACTGTAGTATTCACTCCATACAGTTGGGCTACTCATGTGATCAAAAATGGTGAAAAAATAGAAATTGGTACACGTGCTAGTAATAGGTTTGGTCGTGTTTATGTACCTTTGCGTTTTGTATCGGAAATGTTAGAAGCAGACGTAGAGTGGGAATCTTCTACGAAAACGGTGCATATATCTAAAGAAAGTTTAAATGTAAATCAATTAACGTTACCTGAAAACAGAGGTTTGACAATGAACACGCCTACAACGGATTTTCAACCAACAAAGCCGGGGGTACTTCCCCCCTCAGCTTTACCTAAAGAATATCCGAAAGACTGGGATGAGCGTCAAAAAGCAGTTGGAAAGGTACAAGAAGAGCATTATTACTATGCCGACAGAGTGCTTGAGAAAATAAAATTAAAAGATGACACACTTATAGTCTATTTTCCGGAACTATCTAATGGGTATTATTACAGGGCAAGTTATTTACTTATAAAGAA
It includes:
- a CDS encoding copper amine oxidase N-terminal domain-containing protein, giving the protein MKKIIGLLCTVIITVLSASFAGAQDINITLNGVLMDFPQPKPYIGDEGRVLVPVRFISETMGAEVNWDAEAKEVSITYEGNTVVFTPYSWATHVIKNGEKIEIGTRASNRFGRVYVPLRFVSEMLEADVEWESSTKTVHISKESLNVNQLTLPENRGLTMNTPTTDFQPTKPGVLPPSALPKEYPKDWDERQKAVGKVQEEHYYYADRVLEKIKLKDDTLIVYFPELSNGYYYRASYLLIKKDDSKENVFIFNEDPGWEGAVVIDKDGIVKIKNVSNYKTVSLWLAVSQEKDGKYTGILGNSMLLLPDFSVIRDSFVGYIGDYHK